In Bacillus sp. SB49, a single window of DNA contains:
- a CDS encoding PadR family transcriptional regulator gives MSSSQILKGILEGCLLAIINKGETYGYEMIEKLDRYGFSMVKEGSIYPLLLRMKKQGLVETHQKKLPSGGPKRKYYTITEEGRQELAAFTERWHTISMGVNQLIKEEQNGKSVEGK, from the coding sequence TTGTCATCTAGCCAGATATTGAAAGGAATTCTGGAGGGATGCCTCCTCGCCATCATTAATAAAGGAGAAACATACGGATACGAAATGATTGAAAAACTGGACCGTTACGGTTTCTCTATGGTGAAAGAAGGAAGCATTTACCCACTGTTGCTGCGAATGAAAAAGCAGGGATTAGTGGAAACACACCAGAAGAAACTTCCCTCCGGGGGACCAAAACGGAAATATTACACCATCACAGAGGAAGGCAGACAAGAGCTTGCCGCATTCACGGAACGGTGGCATACGATTTCCATGGGTGTAAACCAACTGATCAAGGAGGAACAAAATGGAAAATCTGTCGAAGGAAAGTAG
- a CDS encoding DUF2254 domain-containing protein: MQKTPNSTRMRVNVRDSFWFLPMIYGIFSIISVILMTIADFYLLPLIQDFVPNIVLTNQDIASSLYSALITAILTMTTISFSTIMVVLTTYTTQFSPRTLQDFMKNRFTQHVLGVYSFGFIFALLNLLLLTEDKKKLMASPFFTVVVSIFCLAFFILFIHHSSRFVQVNNLISEIRDRTSGLIRKTYQDKSYKQSGEWSEDALHSIRAGEPFFINSKVTGYIQYIQIGPLIKWAKREDAVIEATFQIGDYIQEGMPLFKLWSRHEVDNDQKCTEYLLIGNERVDSQDLEFSIEKLVEISVKAISPSINDPHTAINCINRIGSLLSELGREFKPYRYFIDADDELRLIMEPRHFEEYLYKSFYQIRIYGSHDISVMNGVLEALYKVALVNGNAVKEDVWRFTEYMQKAIEIDENELDYAYYSKQVDKVKQACSMNS; encoded by the coding sequence ATGCAAAAAACGCCGAATTCCACCAGGATGCGCGTCAACGTACGGGACAGTTTCTGGTTTCTGCCGATGATCTACGGCATATTTTCCATTATCTCCGTTATCCTTATGACGATTGCGGACTTTTATCTGCTTCCGCTCATTCAAGACTTCGTACCGAATATCGTCTTGACGAATCAGGATATAGCGAGTTCTCTGTACAGTGCGCTCATCACAGCTATTTTAACGATGACGACGATCAGCTTTTCCACCATCATGGTCGTACTCACCACCTACACGACACAATTTTCACCGCGGACGCTGCAGGACTTCATGAAAAACCGCTTCACCCAGCACGTTCTGGGTGTCTATTCATTCGGATTCATTTTCGCATTGCTGAACTTATTACTTTTGACCGAAGATAAGAAAAAATTGATGGCAAGTCCTTTCTTCACGGTCGTCGTGTCCATCTTCTGTCTTGCCTTTTTTATTTTGTTCATCCATCACTCCTCCCGCTTCGTGCAGGTGAACAACCTGATCAGCGAAATCAGGGACAGGACGTCCGGATTGATTAGGAAAACATACCAGGACAAATCCTATAAGCAAAGCGGGGAATGGTCGGAAGATGCACTGCATTCCATCCGCGCAGGAGAACCATTCTTTATAAATTCCAAAGTGACAGGATACATTCAATATATTCAGATCGGCCCTTTGATCAAATGGGCGAAGAGAGAAGATGCCGTAATAGAAGCAACTTTCCAAATCGGGGATTACATCCAGGAAGGCATGCCTCTCTTTAAATTATGGTCCAGGCATGAAGTCGACAATGATCAGAAGTGCACTGAATATCTGTTGATCGGCAACGAACGTGTCGACAGTCAGGATTTGGAGTTTTCGATCGAGAAGCTGGTTGAAATATCGGTGAAGGCTATTTCTCCGAGTATCAACGACCCTCATACGGCTATCAACTGTATCAACCGGATCGGATCTCTCCTTTCCGAATTAGGCAGGGAATTTAAGCCTTACCGGTATTTCATTGACGCAGACGATGAACTCCGCCTTATCATGGAGCCGCGTCACTTCGAAGAATACTTGTACAAAAGCTTTTACCAGATCCGCATTTACGGCAGTCACGATATTTCCGTCATGAACGGAGTGCTTGAAGCCTTATATAAAGTCGCTCTTGTCAACGGAAATGCAGTCAAGGAAGACGTCTGGAGATTTACCGAGTATATGCAGAAAGCGATCGAAATAGATGAAAATGAACTGGATTATGCTTATTATTCCAAACAGGTGGATAAAGTGAAGCAGGCTTGTTCGATGAACAGCTGA
- a CDS encoding DUF4257 domain-containing protein, with protein MHTLVIAGLVGGLTGVIAHLMRNGKVLVYPKKRARPRGIYLGFLADFLIGAAAAVFAVTYLIPEPDVLRSLIGVSILAGMTAENVLLRRELNTERAKVEGLDRINQRLR; from the coding sequence ATGCACACACTCGTCATAGCAGGTCTGGTAGGAGGGCTTACCGGTGTTATTGCTCATTTGATGAGAAATGGAAAGGTTTTGGTGTACCCAAAGAAGAGGGCTCGGCCGAGAGGAATCTATTTAGGTTTTCTGGCAGACTTTCTGATCGGTGCCGCTGCCGCGGTATTTGCTGTGACTTATCTTATACCTGAACCGGACGTACTCCGAAGTCTGATCGGAGTTTCGATTTTGGCAGGAATGACGGCAGAGAACGTTTTGCTTCGCAGGGAATTGAATACAGAAAGAGCGAAAGTGGAGGGATTGGACCGCATCAATCAGCGTTTGAGGTGA
- a CDS encoding DUF1187 family protein encodes MVNSYCHCFSNEEAIARGAAENRSYLACAFVKGQFGAVEFSFRTGYIDNRKEPEYTTFYKVSEDLEDDGETPKKIHIYSKSPLTKDEQKPVEKPFLRDSELYYSYKIDLKLEKLRCMHHHPDDYYRLLRSHELFEEMKTIYAHIFKCSPSDIEGDNFNVLID; translated from the coding sequence ATGGTTAATAGTTATTGTCACTGTTTCAGCAATGAAGAAGCGATTGCCAGAGGGGCAGCGGAAAATCGCTCCTACCTCGCCTGCGCATTCGTAAAGGGCCAATTCGGTGCCGTCGAGTTCAGCTTTCGAACAGGGTACATTGACAATCGAAAAGAGCCGGAATACACAACTTTCTACAAGGTATCAGAGGACTTGGAAGACGACGGGGAAACACCGAAGAAAATACATATATACAGCAAGTCCCCCTTAACGAAGGATGAGCAGAAACCAGTCGAAAAACCATTTCTCCGCGACTCTGAACTTTATTATTCTTACAAGATCGACCTTAAGCTTGAGAAACTGCGGTGTATGCATCATCATCCGGATGACTATTACAGACTCCTTAGATCACACGAATTGTTCGAAGAAATGAAAACGATCTATGCTCACATTTTCAAATGCTCCCCTTCGGATATAGAAGGAGATAATTTCAACGTGTTGATCGATTAA
- a CDS encoding SDR family oxidoreductase, which yields MTNQKKAIQPEQHQERQPGLESEMKPLPVYVDKKYKGSGKLSGKTALITGGDSGIGRSVSLYFAKEGADIAILYLDEHEDAAFTKQLIEAEGRKCVCINGDVGRADFCESAVEQAKKVLGRIDVLVNNAAMQFPQGDLTAITNEQMEKTFRVNFFSYFYMAKAVLPHMKKGSSIINTSSVTAYQGNEQLIDYSATKGAITTFTRSLAKSLVGKGIRVNGIAPGPIWTPLIPASFDKKQTAEFGSDNPMGRPGQPYELAPGYVYLASEDSSYVTGQMLHINGGVPVNG from the coding sequence ATGACGAATCAGAAGAAAGCAATCCAGCCGGAACAGCACCAGGAACGCCAGCCGGGGCTGGAAAGTGAGATGAAGCCGTTACCTGTTTATGTGGACAAAAAGTACAAAGGGAGCGGTAAATTATCTGGAAAAACAGCCCTGATCACAGGAGGGGACAGCGGTATCGGGAGGTCTGTCAGTCTGTACTTCGCTAAAGAAGGTGCAGATATTGCCATCCTTTATCTGGATGAGCATGAGGATGCCGCGTTTACGAAGCAGCTTATTGAAGCAGAAGGACGGAAATGTGTCTGCATCAACGGGGATGTCGGCAGAGCAGATTTCTGTGAATCGGCGGTGGAACAGGCGAAGAAGGTGCTCGGACGCATCGATGTCCTTGTAAACAATGCGGCCATGCAGTTTCCCCAAGGTGACCTGACTGCCATAACCAACGAACAGATGGAAAAAACGTTCCGGGTCAACTTCTTCTCTTACTTTTATATGGCGAAGGCGGTCCTTCCTCACATGAAGAAAGGAAGCAGCATCATCAACACTTCTTCCGTGACAGCATATCAAGGAAATGAACAACTGATCGACTATTCCGCAACAAAAGGAGCCATCACCACCTTCACCCGTTCCCTGGCCAAGTCACTTGTTGGCAAAGGAATCCGCGTCAACGGGATCGCACCCGGTCCGATATGGACCCCGCTCATTCCTGCCAGCTTTGATAAGAAGCAAACGGCTGAATTCGGGTCGGATAATCCAATGGGACGCCCGGGACAGCCGTATGAACTTGCGCCGGGTTATGTATATTTAGCAAGCGAAGATTCCAGTTACGTCACCGGTCAGATGCTCCACATCAACGGCGGTGTCCCTGTAAACGGATAA
- a CDS encoding CoA-acylating methylmalonate-semialdehyde dehydrogenase, whose protein sequence is METTFSKSNQVTIQNFIDGEWVAAENGKVEEVPNPATGEIIAQVPISSKEDVDKAVQSARKAFQSWKKVPVPKRARIMFKYQQLLIENREELAKALTQENGKTLKDATGEVQRGIECVEFAAGAPSLMMGDVLPDIAEGIDSGMYRYPVGVVGGITPFNFPMMVPLWMFPLALVCGNTFVLKPSERTPILAKMLVELIHEAGLPKGVLNIVNGAHDVVNGLLEHEEVDAISFVGSQPVAEYVYRTAADHGKRVQALAGAKNHSIVLPDCNLEKSVEGIINAAFGSAGERCMACSVVVAVGDVADGLVQKLKEAADALNVGNGLEEETSLGPLIRETHRERVLGYIEAGEADNAKLVRDGRVELREHESGYFLGATIFDHVSKDMKIWKDEIFAPVLSIVRVDTLEEAIETANQSEFANGAVIYTSSGKAVQQFREDMDAGMLGVNVNVPAPMAFFPFSGNKKSFYGDLHANGKDGLNFYTKRKMLTQRWF, encoded by the coding sequence ATGGAAACGACTTTCTCGAAATCAAATCAAGTGACCATCCAGAACTTTATCGACGGCGAGTGGGTAGCAGCGGAAAATGGAAAAGTGGAAGAAGTCCCTAACCCGGCTACAGGAGAAATCATCGCTCAGGTTCCGATTTCTTCCAAGGAGGACGTAGACAAAGCCGTCCAATCAGCACGGAAGGCCTTCCAAAGCTGGAAGAAGGTTCCTGTGCCAAAAAGGGCCCGCATTATGTTCAAATACCAACAGCTCCTTATTGAAAATCGCGAGGAATTGGCGAAGGCTCTGACTCAGGAGAATGGGAAAACGTTGAAAGATGCAACCGGGGAAGTGCAGCGCGGCATCGAATGTGTCGAATTTGCGGCCGGTGCACCGAGCCTGATGATGGGAGATGTGCTGCCGGACATCGCAGAGGGCATTGACTCGGGGATGTACCGCTACCCGGTCGGCGTCGTCGGCGGGATCACACCGTTCAACTTCCCGATGATGGTACCGTTATGGATGTTCCCCCTTGCTCTTGTATGTGGAAATACGTTTGTATTGAAACCGTCGGAGCGGACGCCGATCCTTGCGAAAATGCTCGTCGAGCTCATCCATGAAGCAGGACTTCCGAAAGGGGTACTCAATATCGTTAATGGTGCGCATGACGTCGTCAACGGTCTGCTTGAGCATGAGGAAGTCGACGCTATTTCCTTCGTCGGGTCCCAGCCTGTTGCTGAGTATGTGTACCGTACAGCCGCCGATCACGGCAAGCGTGTTCAGGCTCTTGCCGGTGCGAAGAACCATTCCATCGTTCTTCCTGACTGTAACCTGGAAAAATCCGTGGAAGGAATCATCAACGCCGCTTTCGGCAGTGCAGGCGAACGCTGTATGGCTTGCTCCGTCGTCGTTGCGGTCGGGGATGTCGCTGATGGTCTCGTCCAAAAACTGAAAGAGGCGGCGGATGCATTGAATGTCGGAAACGGCCTGGAAGAAGAGACGAGCCTTGGTCCGCTCATCAGGGAAACGCACAGGGAGAGGGTGCTCGGCTATATTGAAGCAGGGGAGGCTGACAATGCGAAGCTCGTCCGTGACGGCAGAGTCGAGCTTAGAGAGCATGAATCGGGCTACTTCCTCGGTGCGACTATTTTCGATCACGTCTCGAAGGATATGAAAATATGGAAAGATGAAATTTTCGCTCCTGTCCTCAGCATCGTCCGTGTAGATACATTGGAGGAAGCAATCGAAACGGCCAATCAATCCGAATTCGCCAATGGCGCCGTTATTTATACATCCAGCGGGAAGGCTGTCCAGCAGTTCCGGGAAGACATGGACGCCGGGATGCTTGGGGTCAATGTGAATGTACCTGCCCCGATGGCTTTCTTCCCATTCTCCGGGAACAAGAAATCATTTTATGGAGATCTTCATGCAAACGGGAAGGACGGCTTAAACTTCTACACCAAACGTAAAATGCTGACACAGCGCTGGTTCTAA
- a CDS encoding nitrilase-related carbon-nitrogen hydrolase, whose amino-acid sequence MSDNVQIGLIQASHDVDGSEPVEVHKQAAIEKHEKLVREAAGKGAQIICLQEIFYGPYFCSEQNPKWYEAAEEIPNGPTTIRFQEIAKELGVVIVLPIYEREGIATYYNTAAVIDADGSYLGKYRKQHIPHVGVGDEGYGFWEKYYFKPGNLGYPVFDTAFAKVGVYICYDRHFPEGARLLGLNGAEVVFNPSATVAGLSEYLWKLEQPAHAVANGYYLAAINRVGYEGPWNMGEFYGQSYLVDPRGDFVAKGSRDKDEVIIGEMDKKFIREVRDTWQFYRDRRPETYEKMGQLLP is encoded by the coding sequence ATGTCTGATAACGTTCAAATCGGCTTGATCCAGGCGTCTCATGACGTTGATGGTTCCGAGCCAGTCGAAGTACACAAGCAGGCAGCGATTGAAAAGCATGAGAAGCTCGTCCGGGAGGCGGCGGGTAAAGGGGCGCAGATCATTTGTCTGCAGGAGATTTTTTACGGTCCTTATTTCTGTTCCGAGCAGAACCCGAAGTGGTACGAGGCCGCTGAGGAAATTCCGAACGGACCGACTACCATCCGCTTTCAGGAAATCGCGAAGGAGCTCGGTGTCGTCATCGTTCTTCCTATCTATGAAAGAGAAGGGATTGCAACCTATTACAACACAGCTGCTGTCATTGACGCAGATGGCTCGTACCTTGGTAAATATCGAAAACAGCACATTCCTCATGTCGGAGTAGGAGACGAGGGATACGGGTTCTGGGAGAAGTATTACTTTAAGCCCGGCAACCTCGGGTACCCGGTATTTGATACCGCTTTTGCAAAAGTCGGCGTGTATATCTGCTATGACAGACATTTTCCGGAAGGGGCGAGATTACTCGGCTTGAACGGCGCAGAGGTTGTGTTCAACCCGTCTGCGACTGTTGCAGGTCTTTCCGAATATCTTTGGAAACTCGAACAGCCGGCTCATGCGGTAGCAAACGGCTATTACCTTGCAGCGATTAACCGCGTCGGTTATGAAGGACCATGGAATATGGGGGAATTCTACGGACAATCGTACCTTGTCGATCCGAGGGGGGATTTCGTCGCTAAAGGAAGTCGGGATAAGGATGAGGTGATCATCGGAGAGATGGACAAGAAGTTCATCCGAGAAGTCCGGGACACATGGCAGTTTTACCGGGATCGAAGACCAGAAACCTACGAGAAAATGGGACAGCTGCTCCCATAA
- a CDS encoding NAD(P)-dependent oxidoreductase, producing the protein MTQLKSKGISLDNLQANFKEVHTGLNTQEAMEESNRCLYCYDAPCIKACPTSIDIPKFIKKIASGNLKGSATTIMEANPVGATCARVCPTEELCEGACVLNHSTEPILIGDLQRFATDWAIKNEQLLFKPGEKNGKKVAVIGGGPAGLASARELARFGYEVTIFEAEKEAGGLDTYGIVSFRLPQDVSRWEVDQVRKLDVEIRTNTKVGVDVSLSELEEKYDAVVLTIGMGHVPMLGIPGEELEGVRDAIEFVKETKTQPITKELLGKNVIVVGAGNTAIDAATCAARKGAADVKIVYRRTAKEMTAYDFEYDFAKQDDVSFHWLTQPVEVIGDEEGRVSGLKCMKMALGEAEADGRRKTAPVEDSEFTMDVDVVIKAIGQNRYTEMLEQFGLDHANGVLKVDPETLQTSKENVYAAGDVIFAKGQGEAMVVTAAQQGKEAAMAIHKKLAPAPTLMR; encoded by the coding sequence TTGACTCAGTTGAAAAGCAAGGGTATCTCTCTCGATAATCTGCAGGCGAATTTCAAGGAGGTCCATACCGGCCTGAATACACAGGAGGCGATGGAGGAATCGAACCGCTGCTTATACTGCTATGACGCTCCCTGCATCAAAGCGTGCCCGACAAGTATAGATATACCGAAGTTCATTAAGAAGATCGCTTCCGGAAACTTGAAAGGGTCAGCGACGACGATCATGGAAGCGAATCCGGTCGGAGCGACGTGTGCGAGGGTGTGTCCGACAGAAGAGTTATGCGAAGGTGCTTGTGTGCTCAACCATTCGACAGAACCGATCCTTATTGGTGATCTGCAGCGGTTTGCCACAGACTGGGCAATCAAAAATGAGCAGCTGCTGTTCAAGCCGGGGGAGAAGAATGGGAAGAAAGTGGCGGTAATCGGGGGTGGGCCGGCTGGTCTGGCATCAGCTCGTGAGCTTGCACGATTCGGCTATGAAGTGACGATATTCGAGGCAGAGAAAGAAGCGGGAGGACTCGATACATACGGCATCGTCTCTTTCCGTCTGCCCCAGGACGTTTCGCGTTGGGAAGTCGACCAAGTTCGGAAATTGGATGTAGAAATCCGCACGAATACAAAGGTAGGCGTGGATGTGAGCCTGTCGGAGCTGGAAGAGAAGTATGATGCAGTAGTCCTGACCATCGGCATGGGTCATGTACCGATGCTGGGCATCCCTGGAGAAGAGCTGGAGGGTGTCCGGGATGCCATCGAATTTGTGAAAGAAACGAAGACACAGCCGATCACGAAGGAACTGCTCGGTAAGAACGTCATTGTCGTGGGAGCGGGAAACACGGCCATCGATGCCGCCACCTGCGCAGCGCGTAAAGGAGCCGCGGATGTAAAAATCGTTTACAGAAGGACAGCGAAAGAAATGACCGCGTACGATTTCGAATATGATTTCGCAAAACAGGATGATGTCTCCTTCCACTGGTTGACACAGCCTGTGGAAGTAATCGGTGATGAAGAGGGCAGGGTTTCCGGGCTGAAGTGTATGAAGATGGCTCTCGGCGAAGCGGAAGCGGATGGAAGAAGGAAGACGGCGCCGGTAGAGGATTCCGAGTTCACGATGGATGTGGATGTCGTCATTAAAGCAATCGGTCAAAATCGCTATACGGAAATGTTGGAGCAATTTGGACTGGATCATGCCAATGGCGTGCTTAAAGTCGATCCGGAAACGCTGCAGACGTCTAAGGAAAACGTCTACGCTGCAGGCGATGTCATTTTCGCTAAAGGACAAGGAGAGGCGATGGTCGTCACAGCTGCTCAGCAGGGGAAAGAGGCGGCTATGGCTATTCATAAGAAACTCGCACCGGCACCAACGTTGATGAGATAA
- the preA gene encoding NAD-dependent dihydropyrimidine dehydrogenase subunit PreA, with protein MADLRLDLAGIKSPNPFWLASAPPTNSGYQVQRAFEAGWGGAVWKTLGEPILNVSSRFAAVNFNGKKVAGFNNIELITDRPLEVNLKEIYETKKKYPDHAIIASLMVEPTQEKWHEIVKRVEDVGVDGLELNFGCPHGMAERGMGAASGQVPELVEKQTMWAKEVAQTPVIVKLTPNITDITFTAQAAVNGGADAVSMINTINSLAGVDIDTWDTIPNVAGKGAHGGYCGPAVKPIALNMVAECARHPKINVPISGMGGVSSWREAVEFMLMGATGVQVCTAAMHHGFSIVEDMIDGLNNYLDEKNIDSVMDLVGKSVGKYSDWGNLDLNHQIVAKINNDVCINCNKCHIACEDTSHQCIDMLKDEGGNDILRVREEDCVGCNLCSIVCPVDGAIDMVEYANGKPPMTWNERQTAIGAAAACDVDLIK; from the coding sequence ATGGCAGATTTACGTTTGGATCTTGCAGGAATCAAATCTCCGAACCCATTCTGGCTGGCATCCGCTCCACCAACGAACTCAGGTTACCAAGTGCAGCGTGCTTTTGAAGCAGGATGGGGCGGTGCGGTATGGAAGACGCTCGGGGAGCCGATCTTGAACGTTTCCTCCCGTTTCGCAGCCGTGAATTTCAATGGGAAGAAAGTTGCTGGATTCAATAATATCGAGCTGATCACAGATCGGCCGCTCGAAGTCAACTTGAAGGAAATTTATGAAACGAAGAAAAAATACCCGGACCACGCGATCATCGCTTCCCTGATGGTCGAACCGACTCAGGAGAAGTGGCATGAAATCGTCAAACGTGTGGAGGATGTCGGTGTCGATGGATTGGAACTCAACTTCGGCTGTCCGCACGGAATGGCCGAACGGGGGATGGGAGCGGCATCGGGGCAGGTCCCGGAGCTTGTGGAGAAGCAGACGATGTGGGCGAAAGAAGTGGCGCAGACGCCGGTCATCGTCAAATTAACTCCTAACATTACCGATATTACCTTCACTGCACAAGCTGCTGTTAACGGGGGAGCTGATGCGGTCAGTATGATCAATACGATCAACAGCCTTGCGGGTGTCGATATCGATACGTGGGACACGATACCGAACGTAGCCGGGAAAGGGGCGCACGGCGGCTATTGCGGTCCTGCTGTTAAGCCGATCGCACTCAATATGGTAGCGGAATGTGCGCGCCATCCGAAAATAAACGTACCGATTTCCGGTATGGGCGGCGTATCCAGCTGGAGAGAGGCTGTTGAGTTTATGCTCATGGGAGCAACCGGTGTCCAAGTTTGTACAGCGGCTATGCACCATGGATTCAGTATCGTCGAAGATATGATTGACGGCTTGAACAACTACCTGGACGAGAAGAACATAGATTCCGTCATGGACCTCGTCGGCAAATCGGTCGGGAAGTATTCGGATTGGGGGAACCTTGATCTCAATCATCAGATTGTCGCAAAGATCAATAATGATGTGTGCATCAATTGCAATAAGTGCCACATCGCCTGTGAAGATACGTCCCACCAGTGTATCGATATGCTGAAGGATGAGGGCGGAAACGATATCCTTCGTGTCAGGGAAGAAGACTGCGTCGGGTGCAACTTGTGTTCGATCGTCTGTCCTGTCGACGGGGCGATCGATATGGTGGAGTATGCCAACGGCAAGCCGCCGATGACTTGGAACGAGCGGCAGACAGCCATCGGTGCCGCAGCAGCGTGTGACGTCGATTTAATCAAATAA
- the hydA gene encoding dihydropyrimidinase, whose amino-acid sequence MKKLIKNGMIVTASDSYKADILVENGKIALIGNQLSEAGAEVVDAEGKYVFPGGIDPHTHLEMPFGGTVSKDDFETGTIAAAHGGTTTVIDFCLTNKGKPLQDSIDEWHAKSKDKAVIDYSFHLMISEMNESVLEQLPSVIDEEGITSFKVFMAYKNVFQADDGTLFRTLEEAKRLGALVMVHAENGDVIEHLVNKALAAGQTEPIYHALTRPPEVEGEATGRAAQLTGLADSQLYVVHVSCGQAVKEIAEARKKGYHIIGETCPQYLVLDQSYLEKPDFEGAKYVWSPPLREKEHQDVLWNALKTGVLQTLGSDQCSFDFKGQKDMGKDDFTKIPNGGPIIEDRMTILFSEGVKKGRISLNQFVDITSTRIAKTFGLFPQKGTISIGADADLVIFDPDIERKISVDTSHMAADYNPFEGMEVTGQPVSVLSRGSYVIKDKEFVGEIGSGSYLKRARFGERKENQQELYQN is encoded by the coding sequence ATGAAGAAACTCATCAAAAACGGAATGATCGTAACGGCATCCGATTCCTACAAGGCCGATATTCTTGTAGAGAATGGAAAGATCGCTTTGATTGGTAACCAGTTATCCGAAGCGGGGGCAGAAGTCGTGGATGCGGAAGGGAAATACGTTTTTCCGGGCGGCATCGATCCGCACACTCACTTGGAAATGCCGTTCGGCGGCACGGTAAGTAAAGACGATTTTGAAACGGGGACCATTGCGGCGGCTCACGGCGGGACAACGACCGTGATCGATTTCTGTCTGACGAACAAAGGGAAACCGCTTCAGGACTCCATTGATGAGTGGCATGCAAAATCCAAAGATAAGGCGGTCATCGACTACAGTTTCCACTTGATGATCAGCGAAATGAATGAGAGCGTTTTGGAACAGCTTCCGAGCGTGATCGATGAGGAGGGCATCACTTCCTTCAAAGTTTTCATGGCTTACAAGAACGTGTTCCAAGCAGACGATGGAACATTATTCCGGACGCTGGAAGAAGCGAAGCGGCTCGGTGCGCTTGTCATGGTCCATGCGGAAAATGGAGATGTCATCGAACATCTTGTTAATAAGGCACTCGCAGCCGGCCAGACGGAGCCGATTTATCACGCGTTGACAAGGCCGCCGGAAGTGGAAGGGGAAGCGACCGGACGCGCTGCGCAATTGACAGGGCTTGCCGACTCCCAGCTCTATGTCGTCCACGTCTCCTGCGGACAGGCGGTCAAAGAGATAGCGGAAGCAAGGAAAAAAGGCTATCACATCATTGGAGAGACGTGTCCACAATATTTGGTTCTCGATCAATCCTATTTAGAGAAGCCGGATTTTGAAGGGGCGAAATACGTCTGGTCCCCTCCGCTCCGTGAAAAGGAACATCAGGATGTGCTGTGGAATGCTTTGAAAACAGGTGTGCTGCAGACGCTCGGTTCGGATCAATGTTCGTTTGATTTCAAAGGCCAGAAAGATATGGGCAAGGACGATTTTACGAAAATACCGAATGGAGGACCGATTATCGAAGACCGGATGACGATTTTGTTCTCAGAAGGTGTGAAGAAGGGCAGAATCAGTCTGAACCAGTTCGTGGATATCACATCCACCCGGATTGCGAAGACGTTTGGACTTTTCCCACAGAAGGGGACGATCAGCATCGGTGCTGATGCCGACCTCGTCATTTTTGATCCGGATATTGAGCGGAAGATTTCCGTCGATACAAGCCATATGGCTGCCGACTACAATCCTTTCGAGGGGATGGAAGTAACAGGACAACCTGTCAGCGTTTTGTCACGCGGATCGTACGTCATCAAGGACAAGGAGTTCGTCGGTGAAATTGGAAGCGGCAGCTACTTGAAGCGGGCCCGCTTTGGGGAAAGGAAAGAAAATCAGCAGGAACTGTACCAGAATTGA